A genomic stretch from Oreochromis niloticus isolate F11D_XX linkage group LG11, O_niloticus_UMD_NMBU, whole genome shotgun sequence includes:
- the LOC102079322 gene encoding uncharacterized protein LOC102079322, whose translation MSGFGHFILCYYILGYIWCSSSAWQVTMPSKIKGLLGSCLVIPCSYDYYQYPPKRPDRVVWYQYVSIGYPIVSDNWNRNDVLDIFKGRTSVFTSSHHRTCSLLIKRVTLADHSQKLYPWVDPENVGKGTYRFFDTTVTVEVVGTADPPVIEIFGNTEVGQSVTVQCSVYHTCPTYPPSLRLNIPLRNERLTHSPLSDGRSKIMLTTTLFIEKEYQTVECYVQHRGGRSASASKTLTSNCPISKLTVSSASYEFLEGEPNKVTCTVSYTCNQNIPTLTWNYGNMPASSDTSKLSGGAQWRTVSTLTFTASANDNGRSLVCFARFPGGQTKEASIPLRVKKNMLNRGWSFTAPSTITGLKGSCLIIPCKFSYKNSQPNDLQVMWYLYQINGFPAVFKQGGNIISKFNGRTSLIGSVAKQNCSLKIERLEMSHNHDRLYPWIDKNSITSYHTVGHSFYDRSTELIVSEHAPEPELNIIGTPRVGEQGTVSCSVRHACITAPPTVTLNGIPGKEQITDTLVSDGIWERTVERIWEIKEEHQSVTCTVSYSGGQKATKEIPLNVECPFQEITMNEPPGELTEGMAKNVTCSVIFKCRKNTPSVIWNYNNMQSSLNTKQTPNNTYTIVSNLTFIPSLSDDGKLLTCTAKFISGEFSTSATLTVKQYERDPFENYTTSAVPADVPLRFSALTRSCVVIPCSFQYKEDEPMTRGIWSKKKGDIIFHNGQSYVIDHFKGRTKMLGNLNEGNCSLEIDDIKPFDNGPFCFYAEKGHETHTFNNSCVFIIMKASPEKPVMTPVPEEVDAGSTITVSCSVTHTCSSHPPVFSWSVSHLTSEVSEIMMSRGTWQTTSTITFIVTVGDGVRNLTCNAIFWRNREQARTVSLNVKGSLMYRFKCSAPVAFPVSFVALIIITLAAVFAVFIWRKRKHTDESLKPPPRPEKRRSLWDRLSRRYPDDRDRPPRPEKRRSIWSRFSRKEEDRMAWQHERKPRQSFWSRFSRRQGRTANISVAYSKNSSNVTCGAESNFYVV comes from the exons ATGTCTGGATTTGGACATTTTATCCTGTGCTACTATATTCTAG GATATATTTGGTGCAGCTCCAGTGCTTGGCAGGTAACAATGCCGAGTAAAATCAAAGGATTGTTGGGTTCCTGCCTTGTTATCCCTTGCAGTTATGATTACTATCAGTATCCACCGAAAAGACCAGATCGTGTAGTGTGGTATCAATATGTGAGCATAGGATATCCAATAGTATCTGACAACTGGAACAGGAATGACGTGTTGGACATATTTAAAGGAAGAACAAGTGTATTTACTTCTTCACACCATCGGACATGCAGTCTGTTGATTAAACGAGTGACCTTGGCTGATCACAGTCAGAAGCTTTATCCCTGGGTGGATCCTGAAAATGTTGGAAAGGGAACCTACCGTTTCTTTGACACAACTGTAACAGTTGAAGTAGTGG GCACAGCAGATCCACCGGTTATCGAGATCTTTGGAAACACGGAGGTTGGGCAGTCTGTAACAGTGCAATGCAGTGTTTACCACACTTGTCCCACTTATCCCCCAAGTCTGAGGCTCAACATCCCACTGCGAAACGAACGTCTAACTCACAGTCCTCTATCTGATGGAAGATCCAAAATTATGCTGACAACCACTCTGTTCATAGAGAAAGAATATCAAACTGTGGAGTGCTATGTCCAACACCGTGGTGGTCGCTCCGCATCAGCATCTAAAACCTTAACCTCAAATT GCCCCATTTCAAAGCTGACTGTCAGCTCTGCATCATATGAATTTCTGGAGGGAGAGCCAAATAAAGTAACCTGCACTGTTTCATACACATGCAATCAAAATATTCCAACTCTGACATGGAATTATGGTAATATGCCAGCCTCTTCTGATACTAGCAAGTTATCAGGGGGGGCTCAGTGGAGGACTGTCTCCACACTGACATTTACAGCATCAGCCAATGACAATGGAAGATCGCTGGTATGTTTTGCACGTTTCCCTGGAGGTCAGACAAAAGAAGCAAGCATCCCGCTACGGGTAAAGA AAAACATGCTGAATCGGGGTTGGTCTTTCACTGCTCCAAGCACCATAACTGGGTTGAAGGGATCATGTCTCATCATTCCATGTAAATTCTCCTACAAAAACTCTCAGCCTAATGACCTGCAAGTGATgtggtacttgtaccaaatcaaTGGATTTCCAGCTGTATTTAAGCAAGGAGGGAATATTATTAGTAAGTTTAATGGTCGAACTAGTTTAATTGGATCAGTGGCGAAGCAGAACTGTAGTCTTAAGATTGAAAGGCTGGAGATGTCCCACAACCATGACCGACTTTATCCATGGATAGATAAGAACTCAATTACTTCCTACCACACCGTAGGTCACTCATTTTATGATAGATCTACTGAACTTATTGTTTCAG AACATGCACCAGAACCAGAGCTAAATATTATTGGTACTCCCAGAGTGGGAGAGCAGGGCACTGTGTCCTGCAGTGTGCGCCACGCATGTATTACTGCTCCCCCAACTGTAACCCTAAATGGTATACCTGGAAAAGAGCAGATCACGGACACACTGGTATCTGATGGGATTTGGGAAAGGACAGTAGAACGAATTTGGGAAATAAAAGAAGAGCACCAGAGTGTGACTTGTACTGTTAGCTACTCTGGGGGTCAGAAAGCCACCAAGGAAATTCCACTTAATGTTGAAT GTCCATTTCAGGAAATCACTATGAATGAACCACCAGGGGAGTTAACAGAGGGGATGGCGAAGAATGTCACTTGTTCTGTGATCTTTAAGTGCAGGAAAAACACACCAAGTGTCATCTGGAACTACAACAACATGCAAAGTTCATTAAACACCAAACAGACTCCCAACAACACATACACTATAGTGTCAAATCTAACTTTTATTCCCTCCCTAAGTGATGATGGTAAACTTTTGACTTGCACTGCTAAGTTTATTAGTGGGGAGTTCTCAACGTCTGCAACTCTTACTGTAAAAC AATATGAGAGAGATccatttgaaaattaca CAACCTCTGCTGTGCCTGCCGACGTCCCTTTAAGATTTAGTGCCTTGACTCGCTCCTGTGTGGTGATTCCCTGCAGTTTCCAGTACAAAGAGGATGAACCGATGACCCGTGGCATCTGGTccaaaaaaaaaggagacatTATCTTCCATAATGGCCAAAGCTATGTAATTGACCATTTTAAGGGCCGAACCAAAATGTTAGGAAATCTAAATGAGGGAAACTGCTCACTGGAGATTGATGACATCAAGCCCTTTGACAACGGACCCTTCTGTTTCTATGCAGAGAAAGGACATGAGACACATACATTCAACAAcagctgtgtatttattattatgaaaG CTTCTCCAGAAAAACCAGTGATGACCCCCGTTCCAGAAGAAGTTGATGCTGGTTCAACTATAACTGTTTCATGTTCTGTTACACACACATGTTCATCACATCCTCCGGTGTTCTCATGGAGTGTCTCTCACCTCACCAGTGAGGTCTCAGAGATCATGATGTCACGAGGCACCTGGCAGACAACTTCCAcaatcacttttattgttactgtaggaGATGGAGTCAGAAACCTCACCTGTAACGCTATCTTTTGGCGTAACAGGGAACAAGCCCGCACAGTCAGCTTAAATGTGAAGG GATCACTGATGTACAGGTTTAAATGTTCTGCTCCAGTGGCCTTTCCAGTCTCATTTGTAGCTCTCATCATAATCACCTTAGCTGCAGTGTTTGCAGTCTTCATCTGGAGGAAAAG gaaacacacagatgaaTCACTGAAACCACCACCTCGACCAGAAAAAAG AAGATCACTTTGGGATAGATTATCCAG